Proteins from a genomic interval of Corvus moneduloides isolate bCorMon1 chromosome 6, bCorMon1.pri, whole genome shotgun sequence:
- the LOC116445390 gene encoding mas-related G-protein coupled receptor member H-like encodes MAEDVSCSPIMPQVYVSFLFQLSMMSYYWGLFRLTRITVIPDTHKLCLLFFHCHPPLRLLWVVDSAVYWVAFAVITAIPTVTFLCPSHEQEHCRVALTSMFAVTLLIFAAPVVITRTIDIIKAKRGSQQQKPKKRDTVIFIIVLFILFLNLWNVLQQLGFTGVSSQVFFLLACITSTIKPLIYFLVGRCWRPCSLGSLRLSLQRVFEERKDITPTSKDTTRDMEV; translated from the exons ATGGCG gagGACGTGTCCTGCTCTCCTATCATGCCCCAGGTGTACGTGagcttccttttccagctgtccATGATGTCCTACTACTGGGGGCTGTTCCGGCTGACACGCATCACCGTCATACCGGACACGCACAagctctgcctgctcttctTCCACTGTCACCCTCCCCTGCGCCTGCTGTGGGTTGTGGACAGTGCTGTGTATTGGGTCGCCTTTGCCGTCATCACTGCCATTCCCACGGTGACATTCCTGTGCCCATCACACGAGCAGGAGCACTGCCGGGTGGCTCTCACCTCCATGTTCGCCGTCACCCTGCTCATCTTTGCTGCACCCGTGGTCATCACCCGCACAATCGACATCATTAAAGCCAAGCgtggctcccagcagcagaaaccCAAGAAGCGTGACACAGTTATCTTCATCATTGTGCTCTTCATTCTCTTCCTCAACCTCTGGaatgtcctgcagcagctcggCTTCACCGGTGTGTcctcccaggtttttttcctgctcgCCTGCATCACCAGCACCATCAAACCATTAATCTACTTCCTGgtggggaggtgctggaggcCCTGCTCCTTGGGGTCCCTCCGGCTCTCGCTCCAGAGGGTCTTTGAGGAGAGGAAAGACATCACTCCCACCAGCAAAGATACCACCAGGGACATGGAGGTCTGA
- the RHOD gene encoding rho-related GTP-binding protein RhoD, with translation MQPERGGQSPGAPETEVKAVIVGDGGCGKTSLLMAFARGDFPKVYVPTVFEKYTASLQVAGKPVKIHLWDTAGQEDYDRLRPLSYSDAGVVLMCFDVTDSNSFDNILTKWYPEVNHFCKGVPVLLVGCKTDLRQDQELLQKLKDGRMEPVSRQRGEAMARQVRAVSYMECSARYQDNVGNIFVTACNAAISAARRRQRKERSRRVCVLL, from the exons ATGCAGCCGGAGCGCGGGGGGCAGAGCCCAGGAGCCCCCGAAACTGAGGTCAAGGCTGTCATCGTGGGGGATGGCGGCTGCGGGAAGACATCACTGCTGATGGCCTTCGCCAGAGGGGACTTCCCCAAG gTCTATGTCCCCACCGTGTTCGAGAAGTACACAGCGTCCCTCCAGGTTGCCGGCAAGCCCGTGAAGATCCAcctgtgggacacagcag GACAGGAAGACTATGACAGGCTACGCCCTCTGTCCTACTCGGATGCCGGCGTTGTCCTCATGTGCTTTGATGTCACCGACTCCAACAGCTTTGACAACATCCTAACGAAG TGGTACCCGGAGGTGAACCACTTCTGCAAGGgggtcccagtgctgctggtgggctGTAAGACGGACCTGcggcaggaccaggagctgctgcagaagctgaagGACGGACGGATGGAGCCCGTGTCCCGGCAGCGG GGAGAGGCCATGGCCCGGCAGGTCCGTGCCGTGTCCTACATGGAATGCTCGGCCAGGTATCAGGATAACGTAGGGAACATCTTCGTGACCGCCTGCAACGCCGCCATCAGCGCCGCCCGCCGGAGGCAGCGCAAGGAGAGATCCAGGAGGGTCTGCGTGCTCCTCTGA
- the LOC116445400 gene encoding LOW QUALITY PROTEIN: mas-related G-protein coupled receptor member H-like (The sequence of the model RefSeq protein was modified relative to this genomic sequence to represent the inferred CDS: inserted 1 base in 1 codon): MGTEPLCLLLPHTEQGAAEEPLGPSLDSPSTDCPSTLTTAXGHIPAPAQRPSMAVSSVSPPSASPTEEADLCEIDVTSMAIDSVTLLICLCGVVGNGAVLWLLHRNATTFYIINLAFANFTFLHFTVPSTLLYLLEDVSCFTFTPLMFQRVLFLLSLFSYNMGLYLLTAISLERCTSILCSLWYHCHCPQGLAWVVCALLWALSVTFIVTVTYLCLSHEPEHCQVSLISMYALNFFLFAPAMVISSTILFVKVKCGPQQQQPKRLDIVILLTVLFFLLFALPLSIWNFLQQLGYTAVSSQVVFLLACIHSTINPFIYFLVGRCWSPCSVGSLRLSLQRVFQEPEENTAHSYDAALDTAISAC; encoded by the exons ATGGGGACAGagcccctgtgcctgctgctgccccacactGAACAG ggagctgctgaggagccgCTTGGTCCATCCCTGGATTCTCCAAGCACTGACTGCCCATCCACTCTGACCACAG GGGGCCACATCCCAGCGCCTGCCCAGCGTCCATCCATGGCGGTGAGCTCCGTGTCCCCACCTTCTGCCTCACCCACAGAAGAAGCCGATCTGTGTGAGATAGATGTCACCAGCATGGCCATAGACAGTGTGACACTGCTCATCTGCCTCTGTGGGGTGGTCGGGAACGGGGCTGTGCTCTGGCTCCTCCACAGGAACGCCACCACCTTTTACATCATCAACCTGGCCTTCGCCAACTTCACCTTTCTCCATTTCACGGTCCCCTCCACCCTGCTCTATCTCCTGGAGGATGTGTCCTGCTTCACTTTCACGCCCCTGATGTTCCAGAGGGTActtttcctgctgtccctgttcTCCTACAACATGGGGCTGTACCTGCTGACGGCCATCAGCCTCGAGAGGTGCACATCCATCCTCTGTTCCCTCTGGTACcactgccactgtccccagggCCTGGCATGGGTGGTGTGTGCCCTACTCTGGGCCCTCTCTGTCACTTTCATTGTCACTGTGACTTACCTGTGCCTGTCACACGAGCCCGAGCACTGCCAGGTGTCTCTCATCTCCATGTACGCACTCAACTTCTTCCTCTTCGCCCCAGCCATGGTCATTTCCAGCACAATTCTCTTCGTTAAAGTCAAGTGTggcccccagcagcagcaacccaAGAGACTTGACATCGTTATCCTCCTCACTGtgctcttcttcctcctctttgctCTTCCCCTCAGCATCTGgaatttcctgcagcagcttggTTACACTGCTGTGTCCTCCCAGGTTGTTTTCCTGCTCGCCTGCATCCACAGCACCATCAACCCCTTCATCTACTTCTTGGTGGGAAGGTGCTGGAGCCCCTgctccgtggggtccctccGTCTCTCCCTCCAGAGGGTCTTTCAGGAGCCAGAAGAGAACACTGCCCACAGTTATGATGCTGCCCTGGACACAGCCATCTCAGCCTGTTGA
- the LOC116445373 gene encoding mas-related G-protein coupled receptor member H-like: MAVSSVFPPSASPTEGDDPCEIDVTDVAIHGVMPLIGLCGLVGNGAVLWLQHMKPITDYIFNQAFDDFFFLLFMIPSTLLFLLENVSCSPIIPRVYSNFLFQLSMVSYHMGLYRLMSINTKRCRSTHYQLCYHCHLPQSMLWVVMRALQWAFFYTVIAVNPTVTSLCQSYKHEHCWGAVISMYTLNLFLFAAPVVISSTMLFIKAKCGSQQQQPEWLDIVFLIALFTLPLSICNFLQQLGYITVSSQVFFLLACIHSTIKPFIYFSVGSCRRRCWSPLRDCIQRVFVEPKDNTPSRNAAAMGTVV, from the coding sequence ATGGCGGTGAGCTCCGTGTTCCCACCTTCTGCCTCACCCACCGAAGGAGATGATCCATGTGAGATAGATGTCACCGACGTGGCCATACACGGTGTCATGCCACTCATTGGCCTCTGTGGGCTGGTTGGGAACGGGGCTGTTCTGTGGCTCCAGCACATGAAACCCATCACTGACTACATCTTCAACCAGGCCTTTGAtgactttttcttcctcctcttcatgATCCCTTCcaccctgctcttcctgctggagaACGTGTCCTGCTCTCCTATCATACCCCGTGTGTACTCGaacttccttttccagctgtcaATGGTCTCCTACCACATGGGGCTGTACCGGCTGATGTCCATCAACACCAAGAGGTGCAGGTCCACCCACTACCAACTCTGCTACCACTGCCACCTTCCGCAGTCCATGTTGTGGGTGGTAATGAGAGCCCTGCAGTGGGCCTTCTTCTACACTGTCATCGCTGTCAATCCCACAGTGACTTCCCTGTGCCAGTCATACAAGCACGAGCACTGCTGGGGGGCTGTCATCTCCATGTACACCCTCAACCTCTTCCTCTTTGCTGCACCTGTGGTCATTTCCAGCACAATGCTCTTCATTAAGGCCAAGTgtggctcccagcagcagcaaccagaGTGGCTCGACATCGTCTTCCTCATTGCGCTCTTCACTCTCCCACTCAGCATCTGcaatttcctgcagcagctcggTTACATCACTGTGTcctcccaggtttttttccttctcgCCTGCATCCACAGCACCATCAAACCCTTCATCTACTTCTCggtggggagctgcaggaggcgCTGCTGGAGTCCCCTCAGGGACTGCATCCAGAGGGTCTTTGTGGAGCCAAAGGACAACACTcccagcagaaatgctgctgccatgggcacggTGGTCTGA
- the LOC116445374 gene encoding mas-related G-protein coupled receptor member H-like, with product MELNQTAPPPSSPVMGTEGDDPCGINVTDVAIGAVTLLICLCGLAGNGAVLWLLGFHIRRNPITVYILNLAVADFTFLLFMVPSSLLYLLEDVSCFTVVSLKYLRSLFLLSLFSYNMGLYLLTAISLERCGSILFPLWYRCHRPERQSGVVCVLLWALSIAVMVIVTSLCLSHEHEHCRVSLISMYALSFLIFAPPMVISNVILFIKVLCGSKRRQPKRLYIVIFLTVLFFLIFGVPLSLWNFLQQLGYIAVSSQLVFLLACINSSINPFVYFLVGSCWRRCSVVSLQVAFRRVFEETGITTISS from the coding sequence ATGGAGCTGAACCAGACAGCCCCACCTCCCTCATCTCCCGTGATGGGCACTGAAGGAGACGATCCCTGCGGGATCAATGTCACCGATGTGGCCATAGGAGCTGTCACACTGCTCATCTGCCTCTGTGGGCTGGCTGGGAACGGGGCTGTGCTCTGGCTCCTCGGATTCCACATCCGCAGGAACCCCATCACCGTCTACATCCTGAACCTGGCCGTCGCTGACTtcaccttcctcctcttcatggtcccctcctccctgctctaTCTCCTGGAGGATGTGTCCTGCTTCACTGTCGTGTCCCTGAAGTACCTGAggtcccttttcctgctgtccctgttcTCCTACAACATGGGGCTGTACCTGCTGACAGCCATCAGCCTCGAGAGGTGTGGCTCGATTCTCTTCCCCCTCTGGTACCGCTGCCACCGTCCCGAGCGCCAGTCAGGGGTGGTGTGCGTCCTGCTCTGGGCACTCTCCATTGCTGTCATGGTCATTGTGACCTCCCTGTGCCTGTCACATGAGCACGAGCACTGCCGGGTGTCTCTCATCTCCATGTACGCCCTCAGCTTCCTCATCTTTGCTCCACCCATGGTCATCTCCAACGTGATCCTCTTCATCAAGGTCCTGTGTGGCTCCAAGAGACGTCAGCCTAAGAGGCTCTACATCGTTATCTTCCTCACTGTgctcttcttcctcatctttgGAGTGCCCCTCAGCCTCTGgaatttcctgcagcagctcggTTACATCGCTGTGTCCTCCCAGCTGGTTTTCCTGCTCGCCTGCATCAACAGCAGCATCAACCCCTTCGTCTACTTCCtggtggggagctgctggaggcgCTGCTCCGTTGTGTCCCTCCAGGTTGCCTTCCGGAGGGTCTTTGAGGAGACAGGGATCACCACAATCTCCAGCTGA
- the LOC116445997 gene encoding mas-related G-protein coupled receptor member H-like, with translation MELSPTEGPGPCAINLAVRSVTLLICLCGLAGNAAVFCLLGPSIQSKAITVYIFHLAITDFACLLLIITSALILLVEDVFCSIIVPRQYLILLSLPLPFSYILGLYLMTAISFSRFRSILCPLCCRCHRPQHQSKVVSAMLWAISTTVIPTLTSLFISDNAQRFIVTLTVLVILNFLLFVTSTVISSIYLFITVVRACHQQPPERLDIIIFLMVLFSLPAGICTFLLLFRYSIYPPALPLFVSIHTSIKPFIYFLVGRCCRHRSVGSL, from the coding sequence ATGGAGTTGTCACCCACCGAGGGACCCGGTCCGTGTGCAATCAACCTGGCCGTACGTAGTGTCACGCTGCTTATCTGCCTCTGTGGACTGGCTGGGAATGCGGCTGTCTTCTGCCTCCTCGGACCCTCCATCCAAAGCAAGGCCATCACTGTCTACATCTTCCACCTGGCAATCACTGACTTCGcctgcctcctcctcatcaTCACCTCCGCCCTGATCCTCCTGGTGGAGGACGTGTTCTGCTCCATTATCGTGCCCCGGCAGTACCTGATTTTGCTTTCCCTGCCACTGCCGTTCTCCTACATCCTGGGGCTGTACCTGATGACAGCCATCAGCTTCAGCAGGTTCAGGTCCATCCTCTGCCCACTCTGCTGCCGCTGTCACCGTCCCCAGCACCAGTCGAAGGTGGTGAGTGCCATGCTCTGGGCCATCTCCACCACTGTCATTCCCACGCTGACTTCCCTGTTCATATCAGACAACGCACAACGCTTCATTGTGACTCTCACCGTCCTGGTCATCCTAAACTTTCTCCTCTTTGTTACCTCCACGGTCATTTCCAGCATATACCTCTTCATTACGGTCGTGCGTGcctgccaccagcagccaccTGAGAGGCTCGACATCATTATCTTCCTCATGGTGCTCTTCAGTCTCCCCGCTGGCATCTGcacttttctgcttctgttccGCTACAGTATCTACCCCCCGGCTCTTCCCCTGTTTGTCTCCATCCACACCAGCATCAAACCCTTCATCTACTTCTTGGTggggaggtgctgcaggcacCGCTCCGTGGGGTCTCTCTAG